A portion of the Krasilnikovia cinnamomea genome contains these proteins:
- a CDS encoding nucleotidyltransferase domain-containing protein: MSVLDGAGLPGGVDLTAVVAEQPYPVLFATVSGAHLYGFPSADSDVDLRGVHLLPVPALIGLGEPEETRTTMWDRAGVEMDLVTHDLRKFVRLMLRRNGYVLEQLLSPLVVHTGPVHAELVALAPRVLTRNHAHHYRGFAATQRRLFDRTRELKPLLYTFRALLTGIHLMRTGRVQAHLPTLLAEERAPGYLADLIAAKATAEHGALGDRVAADVLDEDLAGLGARLDQAQQDSTLPEQPSAHADLDELVIRARLTEPVP; encoded by the coding sequence ATGAGCGTGCTGGACGGTGCCGGGCTGCCCGGCGGGGTCGACCTGACCGCGGTCGTCGCGGAGCAGCCGTACCCGGTGCTGTTCGCGACCGTGTCGGGCGCGCACCTGTACGGCTTCCCGTCCGCCGACTCCGACGTCGACCTGCGCGGTGTGCACCTGCTGCCGGTTCCGGCCCTGATCGGGCTGGGCGAGCCGGAGGAGACCCGCACGACGATGTGGGACCGCGCCGGGGTCGAGATGGATCTGGTGACGCACGACCTGCGCAAGTTCGTGCGGCTGATGCTGCGCCGCAACGGCTACGTGCTCGAACAGTTGCTGTCGCCGCTGGTGGTGCACACCGGGCCGGTGCACGCCGAGCTGGTGGCGCTGGCCCCGCGCGTGCTGACCCGCAACCACGCCCACCACTACCGGGGCTTCGCCGCCACGCAGCGGCGGCTGTTCGACCGGACCCGCGAGCTGAAGCCGCTGCTGTACACGTTCCGTGCGCTGCTGACCGGAATCCACCTGATGCGCACCGGCCGGGTCCAGGCGCACCTGCCCACGCTGCTCGCCGAGGAGCGGGCACCCGGATACCTCGCCGACCTGATCGCCGCGAAGGCCACCGCCGAACACGGCGCGCTCGGCGACCGGGTGGCCGCCGACGTGCTCGACGAGGACCTCGCCGGGTTGGGCGCCCGGCTCGACCAGGCGCAGCAGGACAGTACGTTGCCGGAACAGCCGTCCGCGCACGCCGACCTCGACGAACTGGTGATCCGGGCCCGGTTGACGGAGCCGGTGCCGTAA
- a CDS encoding NADAR domain-containing protein, with protein MFPTAEHYMMWRKATLFADAGTARRILAVEDPAAARELGRQVRGFTEQTWPEHPDAGVPGRWRGQNLLGFALMEVRDRLRAA; from the coding sequence GTGTTCCCCACCGCCGAGCACTACATGATGTGGCGCAAGGCGACGCTGTTCGCCGACGCGGGTACGGCGCGCCGGATCCTGGCCGTCGAGGACCCGGCGGCGGCCCGGGAACTCGGCCGCCAGGTGCGCGGGTTCACCGAGCAGACCTGGCCGGAGCATCCCGACGCCGGTGTGCCCGGCCGCTGGCGCGGGCAGAACCTGCTGGGTTTCGCGCTCATGGAGGTGCGCGACCGATTGCGGGCCGCCTGA